A region of Selenomonadales bacterium 4137-cl DNA encodes the following proteins:
- a CDS encoding TIGR03960 family B12-binding radical SAM protein — MSWPLKEKLKKQLAAEQGAVIHAPGSRPGFALAFPNTYQVGMSNLGFHIIYREINASGLAACERVFLPGKKDLAEHHRTNTPLMTLETQRPLYEFPLVGFAVSFEIDYFNLLAMLDLGKIPLLAADRGEEHPIVLAGGPCATFNPEPLAAFIDAFVIGEGEEVIREILAAWQRGREEGLAREDMLLSFAAIPGVYVPAFYKDEYNPDGTLAALTPAAAVPAVISRRWVRDLDAHPGQTAVVTADTEFGDMYLIEIARGCGRHCRFCMAGYCFRRPRARSLAGLEETIRRAEQYRDKIGLVGAAVSDHPDIDRLVAFIRAQGLKFSVASIRADSFTPALAEALAASGHKTITLAPEAASDRLRRIINKGIDAADLERAVALAAAAGIPNVRLYIMVGLPGEQDDDIAAIAELARATRRHMAAHGSGGRLTLSINPFIPKPFTPFQWLPMAPRPVVEDRLAAIRAALKADKNTEILVEPPKEAYLQGVLSRGDRRLGPVLLAAHRAGGPKHWPKALAAAGLDETFYLYRERPAGETLPWHHLDMGLEPGYLRQELDRARAEKYTPPCQPGCTRCGVCRPSQGEGGGNTP, encoded by the coding sequence ATGTCCTGGCCCCTCAAGGAAAAACTCAAAAAACAGCTCGCCGCCGAGCAGGGCGCTGTCATCCACGCCCCCGGCTCCCGCCCCGGCTTCGCCCTTGCCTTCCCCAACACCTACCAGGTCGGCATGTCCAACCTCGGCTTCCACATCATCTACCGCGAAATCAACGCCAGCGGCCTCGCCGCCTGCGAACGCGTCTTCCTGCCCGGCAAAAAAGACCTTGCCGAGCACCATCGCACCAACACCCCCCTCATGACCCTCGAAACCCAGCGGCCCCTGTACGAGTTCCCCCTCGTCGGCTTCGCCGTCTCCTTCGAAATCGACTACTTCAACCTCCTCGCCATGCTCGACCTCGGCAAAATCCCCCTCCTCGCCGCCGACCGCGGCGAAGAGCACCCCATCGTCCTCGCCGGCGGCCCCTGCGCCACCTTCAACCCCGAACCCCTCGCCGCCTTTATCGACGCCTTCGTCATCGGCGAAGGCGAAGAAGTCATCCGCGAAATCCTCGCCGCCTGGCAGCGGGGCAGGGAAGAGGGGCTGGCCCGCGAAGACATGCTCCTTTCCTTCGCGGCTATTCCCGGCGTCTATGTCCCCGCCTTTTACAAAGACGAATACAACCCCGACGGCACCCTCGCCGCCCTCACCCCCGCCGCCGCCGTCCCGGCCGTCATCAGCCGCCGGTGGGTGCGCGACCTCGACGCCCACCCCGGCCAGACCGCCGTCGTCACCGCCGACACCGAATTCGGCGACATGTACCTCATCGAAATCGCCCGCGGCTGCGGCCGCCACTGCCGCTTCTGCATGGCCGGCTACTGCTTCCGCCGGCCCCGCGCCCGCTCCCTCGCCGGTCTGGAGGAAACCATCCGCCGCGCCGAACAATACCGCGACAAAATCGGCCTCGTCGGCGCCGCCGTCTCCGACCACCCCGACATCGACCGCCTCGTCGCCTTCATCCGCGCCCAGGGTCTCAAATTCTCCGTCGCCTCCATCCGCGCCGACTCCTTCACCCCCGCGCTCGCCGAAGCCTTGGCCGCCAGCGGCCACAAAACAATCACCCTCGCCCCCGAAGCCGCCAGCGACCGGCTCCGCCGCATCATCAACAAAGGCATCGACGCCGCCGACCTCGAACGGGCCGTGGCCCTCGCCGCCGCCGCCGGCATACCGAACGTCCGCCTCTACATCATGGTCGGCCTCCCCGGCGAACAGGACGACGACATCGCCGCCATCGCCGAACTCGCCCGCGCCACCCGGCGCCACATGGCCGCCCACGGCAGCGGCGGCCGCCTCACCCTCAGCATCAACCCCTTCATCCCCAAACCCTTCACCCCCTTCCAGTGGCTGCCCATGGCCCCCCGGCCCGTCGTCGAAGACAGGCTCGCCGCCATCCGCGCCGCCCTCAAAGCCGACAAAAACACCGAAATCCTCGTCGAACCACCCAAAGAAGCCTATCTCCAGGGCGTCCTCTCCCGCGGCGACCGCCGCCTTGGCCCCGTCCTCCTCGCCGCCCACCGCGCCGGCGGCCCCAAACACTGGCCCAAGGCCCTCGCCGCCGCCGGCCTCGACGAAACCTTCTACCTCTACCGTGAACGCCCCGCAGGCGAAACCCTCCCCTGGCACCACCTCGACATGGGCCTCGAGCCCGGCTACCTCCGCCAGGAACTGGACCGCGCCCGCGCTGAAAAATACACCCCCCCCTGCCAGCCGG
- a CDS encoding DoxX family protein: MLCSGSDRFRDGGLLLLRVGLGLMFMYHGWPKVTGGVAAWTKLGMSMSFVGIGFLPPFWGFMAAASEFGGGLLLIVGLFFRPACLLLAVTMAVAVAMKFGTGAGLGGASQALELGIVFVSLLFIGPGRYSFDARLCGRRGRALR; encoded by the coding sequence ATGTTGTGTTCCGGCTCGGACAGGTTCCGCGACGGAGGCCTGCTGCTGCTGAGGGTGGGCCTGGGACTGATGTTTATGTACCACGGGTGGCCGAAGGTAACGGGCGGGGTGGCCGCGTGGACGAAGCTGGGGATGTCGATGAGTTTCGTGGGGATCGGGTTCCTGCCGCCTTTCTGGGGTTTCATGGCGGCGGCGTCGGAGTTCGGTGGCGGGCTGCTGCTGATCGTCGGCCTGTTTTTCCGTCCGGCATGCCTGCTGTTGGCGGTTACGATGGCGGTGGCGGTGGCGATGAAGTTCGGCACCGGCGCCGGGCTGGGCGGCGCTTCCCAGGCGCTGGAGCTAGGGATAGTCTTTGTCAGCCTGCTGTTTATCGGGCCGGGGCGGTACAGCTTCGACGCGCGCCTGTGCGGCCGGAGGGGTAGGGCCCTACGATAG
- a CDS encoding LysE family transporter, translating to MLALAGILLAVALGAMSPGPSFLFVARTSMAASRRSGLAAAAGMGVGGFAYAILALLGLKAVFAGFPWLYSLIKLGGGAYLVYIGIQMWRGAASPLADLPAADAVRNTRLRAFAMAAATQLSNPKTAVFYGSIFAALLPASPGPLFTILLPLAVFLIEIGWYSIVALLLSASAPRAAYMRAKSALDRTAGTVMGLLGVKLIAAADSGI from the coding sequence ATGCTCGCGCTCGCCGGCATCCTCCTGGCCGTCGCCCTCGGCGCCATGAGCCCCGGCCCCAGCTTCCTGTTCGTCGCCCGCACCTCCATGGCCGCTTCCCGCCGGAGCGGCCTCGCCGCCGCCGCCGGCATGGGCGTCGGCGGCTTCGCCTATGCCATCCTCGCTCTCCTCGGCCTCAAAGCCGTATTCGCCGGCTTCCCCTGGCTATACAGCCTCATCAAGTTGGGCGGCGGTGCCTACCTCGTCTACATCGGCATCCAGATGTGGCGCGGCGCGGCCAGCCCCCTTGCCGACCTCCCGGCCGCCGACGCGGTGCGGAACACCAGGCTGCGCGCCTTCGCCATGGCCGCCGCCACCCAGCTCAGCAACCCCAAGACCGCCGTCTTCTACGGCAGCATCTTCGCAGCCCTTCTGCCGGCCAGCCCCGGCCCGCTCTTCACCATCCTCCTGCCCCTGGCCGTATTCCTCATCGAAATCGGCTGGTACAGCATCGTCGCCCTTCTCCTGTCGGCGTCGGCGCCGCGGGCGGCCTACATGCGGGCCAAAAGCGCCCTCGACCGCACCGCCGGAACCGTCATGGGGTTATTAGGAGTGAAGCTCATCGCCGCCGCCGACTCCGGCATCTGA
- a CDS encoding amino acid permease, whose translation MRQESGLTAWQLTMLALGTVIGGSFFLGSAVAIRSAGPAVIGAFLLGGALVYIILFALSEMTVADAAPGSFRTFAERAFGPGTGFTVGWVYWTGLVLAMSSEATAVSIFIKSWLPALSIPLTGAAIIAGVTLLNLLGADRLSRLESGLAALKLLAIVGFIALGAALVAGLVPGAQAVGAGSLATEPLLPAGVGGLAGSMLIVVFTYAGFEIIGLAASEARDPHRTVPKAIGMTVAGLVGLYVLALTALLPLVPTGTLTTEVSPLVAALAARQLAWAGNVMNAVLVSAILSTMLAAMFGLGRMMRSLAEEGHAPAWLKDAGDVPYRGILFSGAGMLAGLALGFVLPEQVYLFLVSAGGFSLLMAYVVILATHYKFRRTHGCPPKGNCQLPGYPYTSWLGLAGCVAIIASMPLIPGQGAGLAAGLGLLAFFAAAYLVKRRVASRAPGTEAGGQDLLLRLQLELAEDFALDGKRDRRPDIEGEKEKGPQK comes from the coding sequence ATGAGGCAGGAGAGCGGGTTGACCGCGTGGCAGTTGACGATGCTGGCGCTGGGAACGGTTATCGGGGGGTCTTTTTTTCTGGGGTCGGCGGTGGCGATCCGCAGCGCGGGGCCGGCGGTGATCGGCGCTTTTCTGCTGGGCGGGGCGCTGGTTTATATTATTTTGTTCGCGCTGTCGGAGATGACGGTGGCCGACGCGGCCCCCGGCTCGTTCCGGACGTTCGCCGAGCGGGCGTTCGGCCCGGGAACGGGGTTCACGGTGGGCTGGGTTTACTGGACGGGGCTGGTGCTGGCGATGTCGAGCGAGGCGACGGCGGTTTCGATTTTTATCAAGAGCTGGCTGCCGGCGTTGTCGATACCGCTGACCGGGGCAGCGATCATCGCGGGGGTGACGCTGCTGAATCTTTTGGGAGCGGACAGGTTGAGCCGCCTGGAGAGCGGCCTGGCGGCGCTGAAGCTGCTGGCGATCGTGGGGTTCATCGCGCTGGGGGCGGCGCTGGTCGCCGGGCTGGTGCCGGGGGCGCAGGCGGTGGGCGCGGGATCGCTGGCGACGGAGCCGCTATTGCCGGCGGGGGTGGGCGGCCTCGCGGGGAGCATGCTGATCGTGGTTTTCACGTACGCGGGGTTCGAGATCATCGGTCTGGCGGCGTCGGAGGCCCGCGATCCGCACCGCACGGTGCCGAAGGCGATCGGCATGACGGTGGCGGGGCTGGTGGGGCTGTATGTGCTGGCGCTGACTGCGCTGCTGCCGCTGGTGCCGACGGGGACGCTGACGACGGAGGTGAGCCCGCTGGTGGCGGCGCTGGCGGCGCGGCAGCTGGCGTGGGCCGGGAATGTGATGAACGCGGTGCTGGTGTCGGCGATTCTGTCGACGATGCTGGCGGCGATGTTCGGCCTGGGGCGGATGATGCGCTCGCTGGCCGAGGAGGGGCACGCGCCGGCGTGGCTTAAGGATGCGGGCGACGTCCCCTACCGGGGCATTCTGTTTTCGGGGGCGGGGATGCTGGCCGGACTGGCGCTGGGGTTCGTGCTGCCGGAGCAGGTGTATCTTTTTCTGGTGAGCGCCGGGGGATTTTCGCTGCTGATGGCGTATGTGGTGATCCTGGCGACGCATTATAAGTTCCGCCGGACGCACGGCTGCCCGCCGAAGGGCAACTGCCAGCTGCCGGGCTACCCGTATACCTCGTGGCTGGGGCTGGCCGGCTGCGTGGCGATCATCGCCAGTATGCCGCTCATCCCCGGCCAGGGGGCGGGGTTGGCGGCCGGGCTGGGGCTGCTGGCCTTCTTCGCGGCCGCGTACCTGGTGAAGCGGCGCGTGGCGTCGCGGGCTCCAGGGACGGAGGCCGGGGGGCAAGACCTGCTGCTGAGGCTGCAGCTTGAGCTGGCGGAGGATTTCGCCCTGGACGGGAAGCGGGACAGACGACCGGACATAGAAGGCGAAAAGGAGAAAGGCCCTCAGAAATGA